The nucleotide sequence GTTTCAAAACAAAGGTCGTAGTTGGTCGTGAAAAGTTTGAGGCGGGAATCGCGAACGCGTCGACGAGACAAGCGGTGTAGAAACATCCGGTGAGCCGCCAGTTGATTCGTATCCGCTGCGTCGATGAAACCGGAGCATTTGTCGAGAATCACTTGTTTCGACGCGGTGATGAAGGCGGTCACATCTGCACTGCTCGTTACTTGAAGGTAAGCTTCGCAACGAGATAGCAGAGCTTCGATGTTTTCGTCCTTCTCGGTTGTGATCTTGTAACCGATTTCCTTCATCAGTTTCTCGGCAGCAGTGGAGACGACCCGCTTTGTCTTTCCGGTATCTGGATTCGAGTGCACACAAAAATCCCACAGTGTCCACATCGACGGGCCCTTAGTGATCGGACCAAGCGAGGTTCCGCTCCCAGCGAGCACAACCACGTGCTGCATTTGGAGGGATGAGAGCAGGAAGCTCTTGAGTTCTTCTCTGGCCGTTTTCGCAGCAGCAATAATTTTGTCCTCCGCCGCCTTGTCGGTGCCGGGTGGCACGTCCGGCTTCAAGTCCTTCCAAATTGCCGATTCAGGCCCAAAAAACATAGGCCTGCCCGAAGTGGAAACCGCAACGGGTGCGGCTGGCGGCGGTGATGGTGGCGGCGGAACTGGTGCGGCTGGTTTGCTCATAGGTTTGTCTCAGTTAACGCTCAACTCCCCGCTCAGCAGCTTCGGCAGCAGTGTGTTGCGCAGGGTGGCGAGGGTGCGGGATTCGGTGCGGTTGGCTTCGGCTTGTTCAAAGAGCGGGGCGCAGGTGCGGTGGAAGGCTTCGAGAATCTTCGGCTCATTCGGCAGAGCGACTTGCATGGCTCCGATGACTTCGGGGCGCACGGCGGGATAGGCTCCGCCGTCGGCCATTTGGCC is from Verrucomicrobiota bacterium and encodes:
- a CDS encoding SIR2 family protein translates to MSKPAAPVPPPPSPPPAAPVAVSTSGRPMFFGPESAIWKDLKPDVPPGTDKAAEDKIIAAAKTAREELKSFLLSSLQMQHVVVLAGSGTSLGPITKGPSMWTLWDFCVHSNPDTGKTKRVVSTAAEKLMKEIGYKITTEKDENIEALLSRCEAYLQVTSSADVTAFITASKQVILDKCSGFIDAADTNQLAAHRMFLHRLSRRRVRDSRLKLFTTNYDLCFETAAGKQGLVVLDGFSFTQPRQFDPRFFLYDIVRRPSTGDEVGTPLEGVFHIYKLHGSVNWSRKGENEIEVEQKPTADSACLIYPAKGKYQQSYVQPHLELVSQYFSVLREPNTCLIVAGFGFNDDHLSEPILAAVRTNPHLRLIIVNPSADDITARPKEKNKYWETLFSLTKQGEDVWLINANFGDFAEMIPDLKSLTPAQRLTRDIKLVTGTK